From Spartinivicinus ruber, the proteins below share one genomic window:
- a CDS encoding transporter substrate-binding domain-containing protein — translation MKRITFFLMLQLWMVVVSCFSQLAVASNEASNAQPQSHDTITVAYSLGQEPYQFTNDQGKANGFIIDLWRRWAEQANVKVRFLGAPAVVAAEMVARGHADVHAGLLTKELKAVDLKAVTPVGKSSIYFFYHRNVLGVKSLQDLAGFKIGVISGADTAYEIESRLKDASLVNYHNNIAMLKAAQAGEIRVFVGSGPTLRFLMAKQGISREYNYQAEQPLYQRTLYAAVNPDNAAIEELIRDGMQKISAADRKVMENKWLEQTQSYTSGALIVAIDTDFPPLSFLNSKGRPAGFFVDLWRLWAKKSGKQVRFKATEWQETLELVQVGDVDIHSGLSETTGRKEWLDFSQPFYEMSSVLFYDTSGKPVRNKEQLAGKRLGVVRGTSHQGHIEKQWPDSRVITFENNEALIRALLDKQIDAFIAEQVSINILLNTLGLVGEIKASSQFSFREKFHAGVIKGRSKDLLNDINKGLSLITHEEFREMEARWLADPKFRYFSDEAVPLELTEEEKQWLVDHPVITFTGDPKYPPIEFLNEDGKYQGIAAEYIDIIEKRLGITMKYIPSANWEAAKEKLRHDEVDMVSVIAWDEDLAKSLSFTQPYLEIPTDIIARSTDDSIKKIKDLSGKKVATLPDFEPTEFIKSRYPDIEFVNVPDFASGIKQVSLGQFDAMIVNRATLSYSIDQTKITNLRSVAEVGYNYHYRMATNRRWEVFSTILNKVLSSIPTKEKNEIEGKWISIQPRVWKPTKEFIVGVVITLAIILLIIYWNWRLSREIDERHKAEKALRMRAQMDRMISNITRQFMDRELDEAIQYTIRVIGEFMGADRSYVLSYQTDYKSADITHNWHVKAMPDYTEQQQQLLTEHFRVLDSRPLKGEVCQWSLGSFGIHEPSSARHYLESLNIRSVIHVPMLLSGRVVGSIAQVTVDQDKTWTSEEVALLWRAGELIAIGRARKDAEDALRRSEERYQLAMDAATDGLWDWNIPQGKIYFSPRFARMLGYQPDTIEGTKEAWEDLIHPDDKAQTTAFLDHMFATQNDSFECTYRVRRQEGSYSTIQTRGKVVKRNRKNEPLRAVGTHVDITEELTRQQELSLARFSLDNSADDILWVRQDGSHRYVNMALCRSLGYEQEELLNKKVTDIDPELNQRAWESLWNVLTRGKPRTFETLRRRKDDSVYPVEVTANFMEYDDEGYVFMSSRDITDRKQAEEALRQAKETADQANLAKSEFLANMSHEIRTPMNAIIGMSHLALQTELSKKQYDYISKIKSSSHALLGIINDILDFSKIEAGKMDMESINFDLEEVFDNLSSMMGVKAEEKNLQVVYQIEPDVPRQLIGDPLRLGQVLINLTHNAIKFTRKGQVTVSAKVRSKGDEEVELVFSVKDTGIGISDGQLSRLFDSFSQVDGSTTRKFGGTGLGLAICKKLVAMMGGDIKVVSEMGQGSEFVFTAKLGIHRSEDQLKRLSEELQGVRVLIVDDNETSQTVLTDMLETFSLRPQAVSSANEAYEFIKQANQTPGDCFELVLMDWRMPDTDGIDASIYIKQMEGLAKVPAIVMVTAYGREEIMQQAQGAVDGFLIKPVSPSVLLETVLRTCDRWYRARVLKGSQQLTQIAPQLVGAKVLLAEDNEINQQVAQELLLALGLDVVIANNGREAVEKIQQESFRLVFMDIQMPEMDGFQATEKIRSMPQFDKLPIVAMTAHAMRRDREKCLAAGMNDHIAKPLNPDELSVMIAKWLKTKPIISNKRVSQPQLEWPEQLSSIDLAAGLSRVMQNQPLYCKILRDFINQQPANLQSLAETLANQDWEQALYLAHTMKGVAGNIGANELQDSCLALEKLLKAEQFEQAEQVFNQLKSHSQTLAEELSLLPGVIIAEEETATELQTAVDTTESNCENDSTGAPSADELFQLKKMLSSGDTEVMAVWQKLMPHLTKTLDPTLLGQIGEKIDNFDFDEALHLVEDNIP, via the coding sequence ATGAAGCGAATTACTTTTTTTCTAATGCTCCAGTTATGGATGGTTGTTGTTAGCTGCTTTTCTCAGTTAGCTGTGGCAAGTAATGAAGCTAGCAATGCTCAGCCTCAATCACATGACACGATTACTGTTGCTTACTCATTAGGACAGGAGCCTTATCAGTTCACTAATGATCAGGGTAAGGCCAACGGTTTTATTATTGATTTATGGCGTCGTTGGGCTGAACAAGCCAATGTTAAGGTGCGCTTTTTAGGTGCCCCTGCCGTTGTTGCAGCGGAAATGGTGGCAAGGGGGCATGCGGATGTTCATGCTGGCTTATTAACCAAGGAGTTAAAAGCCGTTGATCTAAAAGCTGTAACGCCTGTGGGGAAAAGCAGTATTTACTTTTTTTACCACCGGAATGTGTTGGGCGTAAAAAGTCTGCAAGATTTAGCAGGATTTAAAATAGGGGTTATCAGTGGTGCTGACACTGCTTATGAAATTGAAAGCCGCCTGAAAGATGCTTCACTAGTTAACTACCATAATAATATTGCGATGCTGAAAGCTGCTCAGGCAGGGGAAATCCGTGTATTTGTTGGTAGTGGGCCTACTTTACGGTTTTTAATGGCGAAGCAAGGTATTTCCCGAGAGTATAATTACCAAGCAGAACAACCACTTTATCAGCGTACCCTTTACGCTGCGGTAAATCCTGATAATGCAGCCATTGAAGAATTGATTCGGGATGGTATGCAAAAAATTTCAGCGGCTGATCGCAAGGTGATGGAAAACAAGTGGCTGGAACAAACGCAAAGCTATACCAGTGGTGCTTTAATCGTTGCAATTGATACTGACTTTCCTCCTTTATCATTTTTAAATTCAAAAGGTCGGCCCGCTGGTTTTTTTGTTGATTTATGGCGGCTTTGGGCCAAAAAAAGTGGCAAGCAAGTACGTTTTAAGGCCACTGAGTGGCAGGAGACCCTTGAGTTGGTTCAGGTGGGGGATGTTGATATCCATTCGGGACTTTCTGAGACTACTGGACGTAAAGAATGGCTGGATTTTTCACAGCCTTTTTATGAAATGAGTTCAGTATTATTTTATGACACTTCAGGTAAACCAGTTCGTAACAAAGAGCAATTAGCCGGTAAGCGACTAGGGGTAGTAAGAGGCACATCTCACCAAGGGCATATTGAAAAGCAATGGCCTGATTCGCGGGTAATTACCTTTGAAAATAATGAAGCACTGATCAGGGCTCTGTTGGATAAGCAAATTGATGCGTTTATTGCTGAGCAAGTGTCGATTAATATTTTGCTAAACACATTGGGATTGGTAGGTGAAATAAAAGCGTCCAGTCAATTTTCATTTCGAGAAAAGTTTCATGCTGGGGTGATAAAAGGTCGTAGTAAAGATTTATTAAACGATATTAATAAAGGATTGAGTCTTATAACCCATGAAGAATTTCGGGAAATGGAGGCGCGCTGGTTAGCTGATCCTAAGTTTCGTTATTTCTCTGATGAAGCAGTTCCATTGGAGTTGACTGAAGAGGAAAAACAATGGCTGGTTGATCATCCTGTCATTACTTTTACGGGTGATCCAAAATATCCTCCCATTGAGTTTTTAAATGAAGATGGTAAATACCAGGGGATTGCAGCTGAATATATCGATATTATTGAAAAGCGCTTAGGGATTACCATGAAGTATATCCCTTCGGCTAATTGGGAGGCTGCAAAAGAAAAGTTACGCCACGATGAAGTCGATATGGTCAGTGTCATAGCGTGGGATGAAGATCTTGCTAAGTCTTTGTCATTTACCCAGCCTTACCTGGAAATTCCAACTGATATTATTGCCCGTAGTACAGATGATAGCATCAAAAAAATAAAGGATTTGTCAGGTAAAAAGGTGGCAACCTTACCTGATTTTGAGCCAACAGAATTTATTAAGTCTCGATATCCTGATATTGAGTTTGTAAATGTCCCTGACTTTGCGAGTGGTATTAAACAAGTTTCTCTTGGCCAGTTTGATGCGATGATTGTTAACCGGGCTACGCTTTCTTACTCAATTGACCAGACTAAAATAACCAATTTACGTAGCGTTGCTGAAGTAGGGTATAACTACCATTATCGAATGGCAACTAACCGCCGTTGGGAAGTTTTTAGCACCATCTTAAATAAAGTATTAAGCAGTATTCCTACCAAAGAAAAAAATGAAATCGAAGGCAAGTGGATTTCGATTCAGCCCAGAGTATGGAAGCCCACAAAAGAATTTATCGTTGGGGTGGTTATTACCCTTGCGATTATATTGCTGATTATTTACTGGAATTGGCGCTTATCCCGGGAAATTGATGAACGGCATAAGGCGGAAAAAGCCTTACGGATGAGGGCGCAAATGGATCGGATGATTAGCAATATTACCCGACAATTTATGGATCGTGAGCTTGATGAAGCCATTCAATATACGATTCGGGTGATCGGCGAGTTTATGGGGGCTGACCGAAGTTATGTGCTGAGTTATCAGACGGATTATAAAAGTGCAGATATTACTCATAACTGGCATGTTAAAGCCATGCCTGATTATACAGAACAACAGCAACAGCTGCTAACTGAGCATTTTCGAGTATTGGATAGTCGACCGTTAAAAGGCGAAGTGTGTCAGTGGTCGTTAGGTAGTTTTGGTATACATGAGCCTTCGTCTGCTCGTCATTATTTAGAGTCTCTCAATATTCGTTCAGTTATCCATGTACCGATGTTGTTATCTGGGCGAGTGGTTGGTTCGATTGCACAAGTGACCGTCGATCAGGATAAAACCTGGACCAGTGAAGAAGTAGCCTTGTTATGGCGGGCCGGAGAATTAATTGCTATTGGTCGAGCCCGTAAAGATGCTGAAGATGCCTTGCGTCGGAGTGAAGAGCGTTACCAACTGGCAATGGATGCAGCTACAGATGGACTGTGGGATTGGAATATTCCACAAGGAAAAATTTATTTTAGCCCTCGCTTTGCCAGAATGCTAGGTTATCAGCCTGATACGATAGAAGGTACAAAAGAAGCTTGGGAAGATTTAATTCATCCAGATGATAAAGCACAAACTACTGCATTTTTAGATCATATGTTTGCTACTCAAAATGACAGTTTTGAGTGTACTTACCGGGTTCGTCGCCAAGAAGGCAGTTACAGTACAATTCAAACCCGCGGTAAGGTAGTTAAACGTAATCGTAAAAACGAACCATTACGTGCTGTGGGTACCCATGTTGATATCACGGAAGAATTAACCCGCCAACAAGAATTATCATTAGCGCGGTTTTCACTGGATAACTCTGCAGATGATATTCTTTGGGTGCGCCAGGATGGCAGTCATCGTTATGTCAATATGGCTTTATGTCGCTCACTGGGTTATGAACAGGAAGAATTATTAAATAAAAAAGTCACTGATATTGACCCAGAGTTAAATCAACGTGCCTGGGAGTCACTGTGGAATGTATTGACTCGTGGTAAACCCAGAACCTTTGAAACTTTGCGGCGGCGCAAAGATGACTCTGTTTATCCTGTAGAAGTGACAGCTAATTTTATGGAATATGACGATGAAGGCTATGTCTTCATGTCCAGCCGGGATATTACCGATCGAAAACAAGCAGAAGAAGCCCTTAGGCAAGCGAAAGAAACTGCAGACCAAGCTAATTTAGCCAAAAGTGAATTTTTAGCCAATATGAGCCATGAAATTCGCACACCAATGAATGCAATTATTGGTATGAGCCACCTGGCATTACAAACGGAATTAAGTAAAAAACAATACGACTATATCAGTAAAATCAAGTCTTCTTCTCATGCTTTATTAGGCATCATCAATGATATCCTCGATTTTTCAAAAATAGAGGCAGGCAAAATGGACATGGAGTCCATTAATTTCGACTTGGAAGAAGTCTTTGATAATTTGTCGAGCATGATGGGCGTTAAAGCAGAAGAGAAAAATCTTCAAGTGGTGTATCAAATTGAGCCTGATGTTCCACGCCAGTTAATTGGTGATCCACTGAGGTTGGGTCAGGTATTAATTAATTTAACCCATAATGCCATTAAATTTACCCGTAAAGGACAAGTGACTGTTAGTGCCAAGGTTCGCTCAAAAGGAGATGAAGAAGTCGAGTTGGTTTTTTCAGTAAAAGATACCGGAATAGGTATCAGTGATGGTCAGTTAAGTCGACTATTTGACTCATTTTCTCAAGTCGATGGATCAACTACCCGTAAGTTTGGTGGCACGGGCTTAGGCTTGGCCATTTGTAAAAAACTGGTTGCCATGATGGGTGGGGATATCAAAGTTGTTAGTGAAATGGGGCAGGGTAGTGAGTTTGTATTTACTGCTAAGCTGGGCATTCATCGTTCAGAAGATCAGTTAAAGAGGCTTAGCGAAGAGTTGCAAGGAGTTCGGGTGCTGATTGTAGATGATAACGAAACCTCGCAAACTGTACTGACAGATATGCTGGAAACCTTTAGCCTACGACCCCAGGCTGTAAGCTCTGCGAATGAAGCCTATGAGTTTATTAAGCAAGCTAACCAAACCCCTGGTGATTGCTTTGAGCTAGTGTTGATGGATTGGAGAATGCCAGATACTGATGGCATCGATGCTTCAATTTATATCAAACAAATGGAAGGGCTTGCTAAAGTGCCAGCAATTGTCATGGTCACGGCTTATGGGCGGGAAGAAATTATGCAACAGGCACAAGGTGCCGTGGATGGTTTCTTAATTAAACCTGTTAGTCCTTCGGTTTTATTAGAAACAGTTTTAAGAACCTGTGATCGCTGGTACCGTGCAAGAGTCTTAAAAGGTAGTCAACAGCTTACTCAAATTGCTCCACAGTTGGTGGGTGCTAAAGTGTTGTTGGCGGAAGATAATGAAATTAATCAGCAGGTTGCTCAGGAGTTATTATTAGCATTAGGCTTAGATGTGGTTATTGCGAATAATGGGCGAGAAGCTGTAGAGAAAATTCAACAAGAAAGTTTTCGCCTGGTATTTATGGATATTCAAATGCCAGAAATGGATGGTTTTCAGGCTACGGAAAAAATTCGTAGCATGCCTCAATTTGATAAATTACCTATTGTAGCAATGACGGCGCATGCGATGCGGAGAGATCGAGAAAAATGCTTGGCAGCTGGCATGAACGACCATATTGCAAAACCATTAAATCCTGATGAATTGAGTGTAATGATTGCCAAGTGGTTAAAAACCAAGCCCATTATTAGTAATAAAAGAGTCAGTCAGCCTCAACTGGAATGGCCAGAGCAGTTATCCTCTATTGATTTAGCCGCTGGTCTATCCAGAGTAATGCAAAATCAGCCTTTATACTGCAAGATCCTGAGGGATTTTATTAATCAGCAGCCAGCTAATTTGCAGTCATTAGCAGAAACACTAGCTAATCAAGATTGGGAGCAAGCCCTTTATCTGGCACACACGATGAAAGGAGTTGCTGGTAATATAGGAGCGAATGAATTACAAGACAGTTGCTTAGCGCTAGAAAAGCTACTTAAAGCAGAGCAGTTTGAGCAGGCTGAGCAGGTATTTAATCAATTAAAATCTCATTCGCAAACTTTAGCAGAAGAGCTTAGCCTGCTGCCAGGTGTTATCATTGCTGAAGAAGAGACGGCTACTGAGTTACAAACTGCTGTAGACACAACAGAAAGCAATTGCGAAAACGACAGTACTGGTGCGCCTTCTGCTGATGAATTATTCCAGTTAAAGAAAATGTTATCCAGTGGTGATACGGAAGTGATGGCTGTTTGGCAGAAGTTGATGCCCCACTTAACCAAGACTCTTGATCCAACGCTATTAGGTCAAATTGGTGAAAAAATAGATAATTTTGATTTTGATGAAGCGTTACATTTAGTGGAAGATAATATTCCTTAA
- the mmsB gene encoding 3-hydroxyisobutyrate dehydrogenase — protein sequence MKIGFIGLGLMGGPMAHNLLKAGFELKVFDLVPALLKPLVQEGAMAVDNAQLVVENVDCLITMLPASEHVLSLYLKDEGLIEKIDPKTLVIDCSTIAPDAAKNVAEAAVKRSITMLDAPVSGGTKGAKEGTLTFIVGGSTSGFEAAQPIFSAMGKNILHAGDHGAGQMAKICNNMLLAIHMAGTAEAIQLGVNNGLDPKVLSDILVQSSGRNWSLELYNPYPGVMDMSPASNHYQGGFKVNLMVKDLGLSQQAALLSHSSTPLGALARNLFNLHATQGNGQLDFSSIQCFYQADKDLV from the coding sequence ATGAAAATTGGATTTATTGGCTTAGGACTCATGGGGGGGCCAATGGCTCACAACCTGTTAAAAGCTGGGTTTGAGCTTAAAGTATTTGACTTGGTGCCTGCGCTGCTAAAGCCGCTCGTTCAAGAAGGTGCAATGGCGGTTGATAATGCTCAACTAGTAGTAGAAAACGTAGATTGTCTAATTACCATGTTGCCTGCCAGTGAGCATGTTTTAAGCCTGTACTTAAAGGATGAAGGGTTGATAGAGAAAATTGACCCAAAAACCTTGGTGATCGACTGTAGTACAATAGCCCCAGATGCTGCAAAAAACGTGGCTGAAGCGGCGGTTAAGCGGAGTATTACTATGTTAGATGCCCCTGTTTCTGGTGGCACTAAAGGGGCCAAGGAAGGTACCTTAACTTTTATTGTGGGAGGATCAACATCAGGTTTTGAGGCTGCACAGCCCATTTTCTCTGCAATGGGAAAAAATATTTTACATGCGGGTGATCATGGCGCGGGGCAGATGGCAAAAATCTGCAATAACATGTTGCTGGCTATTCATATGGCTGGTACCGCAGAGGCTATCCAGTTAGGGGTTAATAATGGTCTGGACCCTAAAGTACTATCAGATATTTTGGTGCAAAGTTCTGGTAGAAACTGGTCGCTTGAGCTGTATAACCCGTACCCAGGTGTTATGGATATGTCTCCAGCAAGTAATCACTATCAAGGTGGGTTTAAAGTGAATTTAATGGTGAAGGATTTGGGGTTGTCACAGCAAGCGGCGTTGTTAAGTCACTCTAGTACACCGTTAGGTGCATTAGCAAGAAACCTATTTAATCTGCATGCTACTCAGGGAAATGGTCAGTTAGATTTTTCCAGCATCCAGTGCTTTTATCAGGCAGATAAGGACTTGGTTTAG
- a CDS encoding aminoacyl-tRNA deacylase → MAIPQLTEYLQEKNIPFSIHEHSAGFTAQEVAQSAHIPGKDFAKTVMVKVDDVMSMVVMPSNYAIDLNTISEYLGAVDVELAHESEFSDLFPHCKTGAMPPFGNLFDIPVYVAEALVADHKVAFNAGNHNEIIRMEYRDFERLVKPKVVRGGFYTQSGHFEHDRPRMGVVKH, encoded by the coding sequence ATGGCTATTCCCCAACTTACCGAATACTTACAGGAAAAAAACATTCCTTTCAGTATTCATGAGCACTCTGCTGGCTTTACAGCACAGGAAGTTGCTCAATCCGCTCATATCCCAGGCAAAGACTTTGCCAAAACAGTCATGGTAAAAGTTGATGATGTTATGTCGATGGTTGTCATGCCATCAAATTATGCCATCGACCTCAACACTATCAGCGAATATCTTGGTGCAGTAGATGTTGAACTAGCCCATGAGAGTGAATTCAGCGATTTATTTCCTCATTGTAAAACTGGCGCAATGCCACCATTTGGCAACTTGTTTGATATCCCTGTTTACGTGGCTGAAGCATTAGTTGCTGACCACAAAGTTGCGTTCAACGCAGGCAATCATAATGAAATTATCCGCATGGAGTACCGTGATTTCGAGCGTCTGGTAAAACCTAAAGTCGTACGAGGAGGTTTTTATACACAAAGTGGACATTTTGAGCATGACCGCCCACGAATGGGGGTAGTCAAACATTAA
- a CDS encoding enoyl-CoA hydratase/isomerase family protein: MSQSAVLFEELPVSKGKRLAKITLNRAKALNAIDLEMIMAIFQQLQQWRSQPDIVAVWLEGEGGRAFCAGGDIRKLYLMLTEQSDHRLEHATVFFQHEYQLDYLIHTYPKPIICWGSGIVMGGGLGLMVGASHRIVTETSQIAMPEINIGLYPDVSGTWFLSRLPSDLGCFIGLTGAALNAADSIRLGFADYFISTELKAECLDTLIQADWEQTDTANKVLVGRLLKPLEKQAWRHLPASKIVEHWQSIRLLFGLASLLDIDVAVKYHAAKPEDDWLTGTLQSYINGCPTTAWIVWEQIQRGRHLSLADAFQLELILSVQCCLHPDLAEGVRARLIDRDNQPGWYYKSVAEVPTEWVEGHFQAPWAEDVNPLKHLLK, from the coding sequence ATGTCACAGTCTGCGGTGTTATTTGAAGAGTTACCCGTTAGTAAGGGAAAGCGACTGGCTAAAATTACCTTGAATCGAGCGAAAGCGCTGAATGCTATTGATTTAGAAATGATCATGGCTATTTTTCAGCAGCTTCAACAATGGCGGAGCCAGCCTGATATTGTTGCTGTTTGGTTGGAAGGTGAAGGAGGCCGAGCCTTTTGTGCGGGTGGTGATATCCGAAAATTATACCTAATGCTCACAGAACAGTCGGACCACCGTTTAGAGCATGCCACTGTATTCTTTCAACACGAGTATCAACTGGATTATTTAATTCATACTTACCCAAAACCCATCATCTGTTGGGGAAGTGGCATTGTAATGGGTGGAGGGCTTGGTTTAATGGTTGGTGCCAGTCATCGAATAGTGACTGAAACCAGTCAAATTGCCATGCCAGAAATTAATATTGGTTTATACCCAGATGTTTCTGGAACCTGGTTTTTATCGCGTTTGCCAAGTGATTTAGGATGTTTTATTGGTTTAACGGGAGCTGCACTTAATGCGGCTGATAGTATTCGCTTAGGTTTTGCTGATTATTTTATTTCTACTGAATTAAAAGCAGAATGCTTGGACACGTTAATTCAAGCGGATTGGGAGCAAACTGATACAGCCAATAAAGTGTTAGTGGGACGCTTATTAAAGCCTTTAGAAAAACAAGCCTGGCGTCATCTTCCTGCGTCTAAAATTGTTGAACACTGGCAAAGTATACGCTTGTTATTTGGTTTAGCTTCTTTGCTAGATATTGATGTAGCTGTAAAATATCATGCAGCAAAACCAGAGGATGACTGGTTAACAGGTACTTTACAAAGCTATATCAATGGTTGTCCAACTACCGCTTGGATTGTCTGGGAGCAAATTCAACGCGGACGTCACTTATCATTGGCGGATGCCTTTCAATTGGAATTAATTTTATCCGTGCAGTGTTGCTTACATCCTGACTTGGCCGAGGGGGTTAGAGCGAGGCTAATCGATCGTGATAACCAGCCTGGTTGGTACTATAAGTCAGTTGCAGAGGTACCCACTGAATGGGTCGAGGGACATTTTCAAGCACCGTGGGCTGAAGACGTGAATCCATTAAAACATTTATTGAAATAA
- a CDS encoding enoyl-CoA hydratase has translation MKKELEPVTAGQLTAITNKLVVEKIGHTALITINNPSANTWDSESLSGLKTIVELLNQDRSIYSLVITGQGEKFFSAGADLKMFADGDKAKAREIAKQFALAFETLSQYQGVSIAAINGYAMGGGLECALACDLRIVEAHAALALPEASVGLLPCAGGTQQLPWLVGEGWAKRIILCGERVTAEKAVEIGLAEQQVSSGKAKEMALALAENVATQSPSSVRACKQLIQKARFHPMWQALPIERELFIDLFDTEDQREGVNAFLEKRPAVWKNS, from the coding sequence ATGAAAAAAGAACTAGAACCTGTAACAGCCGGGCAGTTAACAGCAATTACCAATAAATTGGTTGTTGAAAAAATTGGCCATACAGCATTGATCACCATTAATAATCCCTCAGCCAATACTTGGGATAGTGAAAGTTTGTCGGGATTAAAAACGATTGTTGAATTATTAAATCAAGACCGCTCTATTTATAGTTTGGTAATTACGGGACAGGGAGAAAAGTTTTTTTCAGCTGGAGCTGATTTAAAAATGTTTGCTGATGGTGATAAAGCTAAAGCCCGAGAGATTGCCAAGCAATTTGCCCTAGCATTTGAAACGTTAAGCCAATATCAAGGGGTTTCTATTGCTGCTATCAATGGTTATGCAATGGGTGGTGGGTTAGAGTGCGCATTAGCTTGTGATTTACGAATAGTTGAAGCTCATGCAGCACTGGCACTACCTGAAGCGTCTGTGGGGTTATTGCCTTGTGCCGGTGGTACCCAGCAATTGCCATGGCTAGTGGGAGAAGGCTGGGCGAAACGGATAATTCTTTGTGGGGAACGAGTTACTGCCGAAAAAGCAGTGGAAATTGGCTTAGCTGAACAACAGGTGTCATCAGGTAAAGCCAAGGAAATGGCATTAGCACTTGCAGAAAATGTTGCTACACAAAGTCCGTCCAGTGTGCGCGCCTGTAAGCAGTTAATTCAAAAAGCCCGATTTCATCCTATGTGGCAGGCATTACCAATTGAACGAGAGCTATTTATTGATTTATTTGATACGGAAGATCAGCGGGAAGGGGTTAATGCATTTTTAGAAAAGCGGCCAGCTGTTTGGAAAAATAGTTAG
- a CDS encoding acyl-CoA dehydrogenase family protein: MDFNLSEEQLAFQATAKQFADKELAEKAAEWDLQAHFPIDVIKKAGNLGFCAIYAPVEQGGMGLSRLDASLIFEALAQGCTSTTAYLTIHNMVTWMACKFGQSTVLEEWCPRLATGEVLGSYCLTEPNAGSDAASLKTSATKKGGYYLLSGSKMFISGAGSTDVLLIMARTGEAGPKGISSFLVPADSEGISYGRKEDKMGWNSQPTRTISFDQVKIPVNLRLGEEGQGFKIAMQGLDGGRINIASCSLGTAQAALKQSHDYLQQRQQFGKPLADFQALQFKFADMATHLIAAQQMVRLAAFHVDQQSSQASTYCAMAKRLATDLCFDICNQALQLHGGYGYIKEYPLERYVRDARVHQILEGTNEIMRVIIARRLLIENGLETIF; the protein is encoded by the coding sequence ATGGATTTTAATTTATCAGAAGAACAGTTAGCGTTTCAGGCTACGGCAAAACAATTTGCAGATAAAGAATTAGCTGAAAAAGCAGCAGAGTGGGATCTGCAAGCACACTTTCCCATTGATGTGATTAAAAAAGCGGGTAACTTGGGTTTTTGCGCAATTTATGCGCCTGTCGAACAAGGTGGAATGGGATTAAGTCGGCTAGATGCCAGTTTAATTTTTGAGGCATTAGCACAAGGCTGTACATCGACCACTGCCTATCTGACTATCCACAATATGGTGACCTGGATGGCCTGTAAGTTTGGTCAGTCTACGGTATTGGAAGAATGGTGTCCCCGTTTAGCTACAGGAGAGGTATTGGGCTCTTATTGTTTGACGGAGCCCAATGCAGGATCTGATGCAGCTTCATTAAAAACCAGTGCTACCAAAAAAGGGGGGTATTATTTATTAAGTGGCAGCAAAATGTTTATTTCTGGTGCTGGCTCAACGGATGTATTACTGATAATGGCTCGAACGGGTGAAGCTGGGCCAAAAGGTATTTCCAGCTTTTTAGTGCCGGCAGATTCAGAAGGAATTAGCTATGGGCGTAAAGAAGATAAAATGGGTTGGAATAGCCAACCGACTCGCACGATTAGTTTCGATCAGGTAAAAATACCGGTTAACTTGCGATTAGGTGAAGAAGGGCAAGGTTTTAAAATAGCCATGCAGGGGTTAGATGGCGGGAGAATTAATATTGCGTCTTGCTCTTTAGGTACCGCACAAGCTGCATTGAAACAGTCCCATGATTATCTGCAGCAACGCCAGCAATTTGGTAAACCATTAGCGGACTTTCAGGCGCTGCAATTTAAATTTGCTGATATGGCTACCCATTTAATTGCTGCACAACAAATGGTGCGTTTGGCTGCTTTTCACGTGGATCAGCAATCCAGTCAGGCCTCCACTTATTGCGCTATGGCAAAAAGGTTGGCAACTGATTTATGTTTTGATATTTGTAATCAAGCGTTACAGTTGCATGGTGGTTACGGTTATATCAAAGAATATCCATTAGAGCGTTATGTTAGAGATGCTCGGGTGCATCAAATTCTGGAAGGTACCAATGAAATAATGCGGGTTATTATTGCCAGGCGCTTATTAATAGAAAATGGATTAGAAACGATTTTCTAA